Genomic segment of Apium graveolens cultivar Ventura chromosome 7, ASM990537v1, whole genome shotgun sequence:
CACTAATATTTCCATTATTAGATTGAAAGGACCATCTTCCTGAAGTTTTATTTCCTTATTTAAATGGGTGCAAATCTAGGGAGGCGGGGTATCAAAACCCTAGCATGCAACGTGACCCCTGTAACGCCTGGCATACGATGCCTTCCTGGTATTGCATAAATAAAGATCAGGAATCTTTTCCATTAGAGCTTAGGGTGTCACCATCTATAGTAGTGGCAGGCCTGGTGGCTTCGATTTAAATAAGCTGAAAGCCAACTTACCACCATCAATACCTAGTTGTGCATCATCCTTTAGAATAAACTGCAACGGATAGATTACTATATCATGTAAATAGGGCTTGAAACAGGGTTTGCATGACATATGGCAATACAGAGCTGTCTATTCTTACCACGAGGTCTTCCAGTTAATCGAAGTTGGCTGTATGCATACAGAATCTAATATTATTAATGAACAATATTGGCAGCTTTGAATTTGTATGTGATAGTGGACTGTTCAACATTCTTATAGTATAAACTATTTAATTTAGTTTACAAATTTGATATCACTCTGATTTCTTTATAACAATTATATTTGCTTATCACTAATGATTCTCTTTATTTTTTCTGTAAATGTCAATTTAATCAGGAGAGGGATGTGAAATTTTTCACAGAAACAGAGGAAAACAACCAGATGCGAGGTCCCAGAACAGGAGTCCCTTATTTCTTATAAGAAGATGTCGATTGCGTGATATTGATTCAGCATTAGTCAATTGCTGCTCCAGTTGGGAAAGCAAGAAATTTTTTGGTCAGCCTAGCCAGGAATAGTAGGAAATTTTATCGTTTGAAGCTGGCCTGCTATTGGATAGTCTATTTGTGTATGAAAAGATAATGTAGTTGTTTATAATTATTTTTCAGTCCATGATTGTTTATAATCATGTTACATTGTGATTCTTTCTCAGATCAAAGTATAATTCAGTTAGATTACTTGCTCGGAGGCACAGACACGCAGACATTAGCATCTGGCATCTATCTTATGCCACGTAAATGTCTCCGTCTTCTACTTTATATAATTATATTGATTTACGGagattttgaatatttttttttttaattttgcaAGTACTTAAAAAGGCATTTCCATAACACACATCAAGGTGATATTCAATTTCTAGTTCCAAATTTATGTGTTACTTGAATACTTTTATGATACTTTTTTTTAATTATACTGTTTTAGAAAGAAAAAGAATCTGCAAAGCCAAGACAATCcaatctattttttttaaatcgaACTAAATATAAAATAGAGAAAAATGTCTGTAAATTAAAAAGTTTTTGTACTGTTAAGTTAACGTACATCCTTATCAGCGCTGTTATAAGAATCGGCCGATTTTTCAAAAAGCGCCGATAAATTGGTCAAAAATATTTGTCCGATTTgaccgatttccgataaatcTCCGATAAATTACCGATAAATCATCTAATAAATCGTAAATCAGTACTCAACCGAATAATTTCGATTTCCGAAATCTGCAACACTTATCAGCGTCAAACTCTCTAAAAAAATGTCTACCAACAACCACACtcaattttctttttctgttaCCTACCATCTACCAAAGTCTCCTACCTACTCATCTCCCTCTGACCAAACCAACACTAAAACATTGCAAGACATTTGCAAGAATTGAGCAGCAAGAAAAATGGCATCATCAACTTCACAACCTCAGGTCATTACATGCAAAGGTAAGTCTCCTTCTATACATGTGAAATATTTAAATATCACTGATATGCCTCAAGCCGTAAGGGTTCATCTTTTGTCGTCTCAAGTTCTGAGTTCGGTTACCGCCCGCTCTAACCGAGTTTTATTAGAACATATGCTTGTTTGTTTTAAAAAAAGTCACTAATATGGTTTGATATGAAAATGTGAAACAGCTGCAGTGGCATGGGGAGCAGGGGAAGCAATGGTGATAGAGGAGGTGGAAGTGAGTCCACCTCAGCCTATGGAGATTCGAGTGAAGGTGGTTGCTACTGCACTTTGCCGCAGTGATTTCAATGCTTGGCTTTCTCAGGCAATGCCTTTATCTCTTTACTTTACTTGTTCTTTCATTTTTTTCTGTGTTTTTGTTTTGGAGCATCTCCAACAGCTTCTTAGTTCATTCCCTAAATTTAACATAAAAATTGGATCCTAATAACTTAAGACATCAATCTCTATTCTCATCTCCAACAACATTCCTTATATCCATTACTTATATAATATTTTATCATTAAAAAGTATCATTATTACAAAAAGTGAAGAAAGAGAAAGTACttcattcaaatatttattataaaataaaagttagaagATGAGAGAGGTTAGCTAAAGATAGGGAATGAGAATAACATCTTAGTGGATCTTAGTGGATCTTAGTGATTTAAGGAATCAATGTGATACTGTTGGAGTAATTTTTCTCACCATATTCCTTATATTTGACTTTAAGACTCCAAATAGCTAAGCTGTTGGAGTTGCTCAAAGTTTGTGAACTTGTGAATTTTGTGCAGGCAACTCCTCATCTGTTTCCGCGGATATTTGGGCATGAAGCATCCGGGTATAGTTCTACATCATATTTGTTTAAAATTTAAAACAATTGACAAGCTACTTGGTATTGATATTATTTGTTTGTTTGCAGTGTGTTGCAATGTGGTAGATTTTTAAGTATGCTAGAGTAGGGATTTACAATCCATGAACACTAATCACGAGAGGGAGGGAGGATGAAAAGAAGGTTTATTGTAGAAGAGAAACAATGAGTGACAATTGTTAGATGAACTCGAAAACACATTGAACTGTGGTAATTTTTCAAAGTGGAGGTGGGAAATGAGAAAGGGAAGTAtgttattatttataaaattgtAAAGCTTTTCTTTCTCATTTTAGAGTCTAGATGTTAGCATATTCCAGTGATCATAAGGacagtttttaaaattttaaatcagCTTTGTGATGGGAAAGAAAGTGCCCTTTCAACCAAGCTCTTTTATTTATGTGTTTCGATAGATTTAGATTGATTTTTAACAAGAGATGTCTGATATTAGGTCTTCTTTTACTGAACTAGGCTTTAATTAGGAAGATTGTGATGGGAGATCAAGATTCAGTAATTTAACAAAAATAAATGATCAAGATTCAGTATATGTACATGAAACTCAATTTGATTTCAGTCTTCATAGTTATTGTTAAATATTAGTCTACTGTATATATCCTGTCATTCCCAAATTGAAGAGACGCTAAATTATAAATACTTTCTAGGATCGTTGAAAGTGTTGGGGAAGGAGTGACTGAATTTACAAAGGGGGATCATGTGCTTACTTTATTTACTGGGGAATGCATGAGCTGCAAACAGTGTACTTCGGAAAAAGGCAATATCTGTCAAGTACTGGGGTTGGAACGAAAAGGAGTAATGCATAGTGATCAGAAAACACGTTTTTCTGTAAGAGGGAAACCTGTATATCACTATTGTGCAGTTTCAAGTTTCAGTGAATATACAGTTGTGCACTCTGGATGTGCTGTGAAAGTTGACCCCAAAGCACCATTAGAGAAAATATGCCTGTTAAGTTGTGGAGTTGCAGCAGGTAAATAACTGTCCTCATTTCCTGAGGCATAAAAATCTGTCAAATATTATATATCCCCTAATTTATTGTTTTCTTCCTTGAATTTTGAATTACCATTGATGATGTCTAGGTGTTTAAACACGAAGAAAGAAGTAGATTCATCAATCTTTGTAGAATATAGGTGCATGCTAAGTAGGGTAAATCGTACACATAAAAAGTACTGAATACTGACCAGCGATGCAATTAGAAAGGAACTGATGCGGGCATGTAAATCATGTAGTCTGAAAAGTGCATAGTGATTCTTTAGAGACTTCCCTTCCTGTTAGTTATAGAATAAAATCATCCTTGCAGCTCAATTGTACTGCAAATATCAATACGCTTTACCCATGTTCATAAGAAGAGTTTGAAAATGACTAGCCAAGTTCTTCAATGCCTTCTCATTTTTTTTCATCTGTTTGATGAATTTCTTCTCATTTTATTGGTTTTTTATTTGTCAATTTGTAATTACGGTTTCTCATATTTGAAAATTTGCTTTTAGGTCTGGGTGCTGCTTGGAAGGTTGCTGACATATCTAAAGGATCAACAGTTGTAATCTTTGGTCTAGGAACTTTGGGCCTTTCTGTAAGTACATGGATTTGTGCTACTCATTCTTCTCTGCTTGTCTAGAGTAAGCTAAATTTTGAAACCTTACCAATAGTTCAACTATCTTTTCTGAGAAGGTGGCCCAAGGAGCTAAAATAAGGGGAGCATCTCGCATAGTTGGTGTGGAAACTAATTCTGAGAAGAGCGTCAAAGGTAACATATCTGTTCCTCCATATATCCTACATgctcaaaaataaatatattgtCCAACAAATGATTTAGTCTACAGAAATTGAGCTTCTAAGGTTTACGAACTGTTTACCAATCCCAAAGTGTAAAAGTTGTTTTTATTAATAGTTTCTGTAAAATGCAGTTAAGACATTGTTTGCAGAATAGTGTATATATACAAGATCTCATGTATTAATCATATTTTCCCGGTGCAGCAAAAGCTTTTGGAGTTACAGACTTTATCAATCCAAATGACCATGATGAACCTATTCAACAGGTAATTACTGCATACAACCTTAATTTAGAAAGTTTTACAGCTCGACATGTACACATGAAAGTGTAAGAAGATTTGTGTGTTGTAGAATTGAGGATGAAAGATGTGTTGAAAAATTGTAAGGAGACTGTATAATAAAGTACTGATCATCTAAAAGAATTTGAATTTTAAAACACCAAGAAGTAGCAGCTAATTGGTTCTGAAACAACTTTGCATACACAGATTCATTCTAAGTTTGTAGACTGGTTTTCGTCCCAAGAAACAAATATCTGGACTAAACACAGTGATCCTTTGCACACACTGCTAAATAAACAGATGAAGCCAAAACCTgcaataaattatttttgaaaattatgtgaCCTCGTTTCTCTCAGGTTGTGAAGCGTATTACCAATGGAGGAGCAGACTATTCATTTGAATGTGTAGGAGAGACAGCAGTAATAAGCACAGCTTTACAGTCTTGCTGTGATGTAATTATTTTGTATCCCTAGTTCATTTGTTTATACCAAAGAAAATTTTCTGATTGTTTACCgattcttcttcttttttcttttctatGTACAGGGCTGGGGTCTGACTGTTACCCTTGGAGTCCCAAAATCGAATCCTGAAGTAAAAGCTCACTTTTCGACATTCCTGTCTGGAAAAACATTGAAAGGGTCTATGCTTGGTGGATGGAAACCAAAATCTGATATTCCATCATTGATTGAGATGTATCTAAATCAGGTACTACAGCACCTGGACTTATTGCTTTTCGCTTGACTAGTTTCTGGAAAATTGGTGTAAAGCATTTCTGTTTGATAGATTTTAGCGGATAATATCGTTACTAGGTATATTTTATGATACTATCACGAGTTCTTGGTTGATAAACGAACTGGTTTTTTAGTGTTTTCATTTTGAATACACAGGAAATCCAGGTTGACGAGTACATTTCACATAATATGCCATTGGAAGACATCAATCAAGCTTTTGATCTTATGAAAGACGGAAAGTGTTTGCGTTGTGTCATCCACATGCCAAAGTAACACTATGAATTCAGTGATATCGTAACAAATAATCGTTGGTAAGTGAAAATTTCATAGGTGAAGAACAGATTTAAGGTCTAAAGTTGCGCGTGTGGAAGAAACAAAACTCAAGACTCCTTAGTCCTTCCATTGCTCAGTCCCGGTGCAAAGACAAAGTACATTTTGTGGCAGCGGACATCGTAGAGAATGTTACTGTTAATGCTTTCTTGAAAGTATCTGCTTATGTGAATTTTGCTTAAGTCAGTCCGAAAAAGCTAGCgatttggtacacattagttgttgacttgtatctataaagaTCTCATATTCTTATCGATGTAAGATGTTATAAACACCcgacttgtatctataaaggtccaaaacactcttattcttatcgatgtgGAACAGTAACATGAAGGCAATGAGTTTGTGCCTATTACTGCACAACACAAGCTATAAGATACAGCAAATTATGATCTCTTCATTACACAATAAAATTCTAATTTGTACAACAAACGCTTTCGGATAACAGTTTCTTTCAAGCACATCACTCAAACAATCTACATCTGCTTTCTACTTTCCCAACTAAATTTAAAATTGAACTAGGCACTCTTCTCAAATAGGGACATGGAAATAGCCTTCTGAAGGTTCATGAAAGCTTTCTCATACCTTACAAATCCCATAAACCAAAACTCAAAACCGTCTTCTGTGACAATTTCTATGTACTTCTGTGCTGGCTTGTTTACGTTCTCACTCTCGTTTGCTTCTTTAATCTTGGTAATCGGAATCAAAACCTGCACAATGTTGCAATATCCTTCAATCAGCAATACATTTCAACATATCTCGAAAATTTCCAAATTTGTTTTGAAAGTCGTAGATTTTCACGAAAACAACAAATGTCCAAGTGAGGCCTGCGCCCATCTAAGACCAGTTAGTTCAACCTTTCCTAGTGACGGGTACATCTGGTTTGGATATAGTACTGCAATTTCTACCTTGTCGACGTTTAACTCATTCAACCTTTCCTAGTGATGTACCGGGTACATCTGGTCTGGATGTAATACTGCAATTTCTACCTTGTCGACGTTTAACTCGTTAAACATCCAAAGGCCAAAACCACATGGCTGATGCTTACCAAACTATTTAATGGATCTGGTAAATATTGGTTATAGATCATGGCACATTGATGAGCTTAGTTGGTTCGAACTTTGAATGCATTTATCAGCTCACATTTATAACTGATTTCGaccaaaaataattaatttataattttctTAAAACCAACAATTGACATTTGTCAGTAAATATCGTGTTAGCAGATGTAAAATTCAGGCTGAGAAGCTCAAAGTGTCTACTCTGGTACAGACGTGTTTAGTCTACATAAAAAACTTCCCTAAACTCTGTTGATGCAGAGACTAATGCACTGGGTACGACCTTTGGTGCTAGTGATAATCTCGTCTATGTAAGTTTCAGCTATCTATCCGTGAAAACGAACAAGCTAATGGAGGTTAAATGATAATAGAGCTATAATGATTACCTTATAAGGTGTCTTTAAGCACTCTCCTTTGTCAGAAGGCAAACTGATTGATCTTTCACTGAAGAACGCAACTTTGAGAGTGGAAATGAATAGTATTCCGGCAATTGGACCAGCTGTGGTTGATAAGTAACATTGAGAAGCCTTTAACAGCTTCTCCCCTTCACTTATTCCAAATATATGTCGAAATATATTTTCTCTTCCACCTTTTAGAATTATTTTTGCCCCCACACTTAGTTTCCCTTTCACCGTTTCTGAAAACTTTGGTCCCATTCTCACTGCATTTTCATATCATATTCATATCATATATATAATCAGTTAAAATCCTTCCATATAGTctgttaaagagtataagatcatgttcgggccttcctctaccaccttaaggttttagacgGACTACTTACTTAACATGGACAATCACAAAATCAATAAGACTCTCCGAAGATGTAAAATTATCGGTCTTTGACATTATGGAAATACTCAAAAGATCCAGCTTTTTTAAAAGTTCGATTATACATGATTATTCACATTCTTATTGCATTGGTCAGCTTAATTAAACGATAAACATCGTAAATTACCAAGCTCTTGAGATTCTTACCATGCTCTTTAATTCTGAATGCAAAACTGCCTGCTTTCCTTCCAGACTTGTTCTTCTGACCTGTTTTGATGCCTCTTTTGTCTGCACTATCAAGAGCAATATTCTATATTAGCAAGTGTACATACATAGAATCATGTTCTACTCTAGCCTTTTTAATCTACAAACACCACAAATCTCTCTGCACAATTATACACGATTCACTAAATATACAAATTAATTGAATAGAAAAACTAGCATATAACCTACAGATGCAGAATTCActaaaaaattgaataaaattCTTAGTCTTTGTTATAACGGAAGCAAGGAAGGTTATAATAAACGTAAAGAAAAGAACACAAATAGGCAGAAGAGAAAAGTTTTATTGATCTTGAGGATCCAGATTACAGCATACGTTTAAGTTATGCCCTATAGAGTTTATATAAACATAAGATACCGTAAAGGTCAGGGGTAACCACGTTGCGTCCCCCCAAACCAGAGGGCTTCGCCCCTGTACCCCAACTCGTTGACCGAGCAGCGAGACTCAGCGTTTGGGGTATATACCGATTCAAGGCATATTCTAACAATCTTTATTTAGCTGGAATATAAATGTTAAACACTCCCACTCGATACTCGTACATGGACATAGACATCTATGCACTTCGAATTAGGCTAAAAAcatacaaaattttaaaaatacaaCCGAATAACAGACTTGACAAGTATTTATGTAGAACACTTCTAGCCAGAGAGAGCAAATCCAGGAAACATAGTTTGTCTTAAGTAGTTACTTTATATTCAAATTCTAACTAAATTACTTAAAAGTTACTTATAACATGTTTTCAAACAAGTCCATTTTAACCTCAAGTACATAAATTGTCAAATAGCAGATGAAACAGTAGCCTAATTTACTTTCTGCTCCCTCTTTAAGTTAAAAATTTACTTTTAGCCCGGACTAATATTAAAAAATTAGCGATAATTCATTTTAGCCCGGCTATTTTAAAATCCTGATTCCGCCACTGAACACTGATACACATGCAAACATGTAATAAGAGAGTTCTTGCAAAAGTAAACTAGAAAACATACTTGTGTCTGGAGAGCTATGTTCAGAATCTGAGCTATGATAAGAACTAACAAGCTCTGACAAAGAAGATGGTCTGTGAGGAGACAAAGATACATCATATGAAGAACTTGAACTTTCCATTGAATACTTCTCATAAGAATCTTCTCCTTCAGCTTCCATTGCCATTTCAACCTTCATTTCTATGACTCTTTCTCCCTGTACTTTCCTGTGTTTTGTGATGTGAACTATAGAAAAATGTATGTGTATATTAAATGTTTATATGCAGAGGAGGAAGTTGATAGGAAAGAGGTGTCACATATTTTAAAAATACAAGGGGTCGGTGTATAATTGATATTCTTCAGTCACACACATGACAACATCTTGGTTGAACCGGGAATCTTATTAAATAAAACATCGTTCTTTCTAATTTGTGGCCAAGTGCACACAATAAACATTAAATTTTATGAGTTTGGTACATTTTTATTGGTGGAGTTGTTGTAAAGGGGATCCatcaatatttataattaaaggaCCAATCAAAATGCACCAAACTCATGAGAGTTAGTTCTTATTGTGCACTTGGGCACACATTAGAAAAACCGATAAAACATATACCAAACACATCAAGTTTAACTAGTAccataaaaatatgaatttctgcTCTTGATAAGCGATTGctataattattatttatgacatttttttcataaaaaaaaatgATATGATTTTTTTGCGTTGCAAAGGATTACGATTATGTTATTTATTGCgcttaatttgattttttttagtATTTTTTCACTTGTTTGCGagaaaatatagataattacatAACAACGATGGATAATTCGCAAAATATATATGACTGAAAATTAGCAACAATCATTTATTAGTAAAATATATGAATGGATCCTGAGAATTGATAAATATAATTTTCCATTCATTATAAATTTCGCGAATAAAATCAATACTAAAAATTGATATGATTGTACGTAGTCTCGTCAATATTTATAAGCGTAAAATTATATTCTCTCGGTCCCATATTATATAAATCCAcgatttttattaaattaatactTGACTTTAATCATAATCGCTAAAAATTTATTGTGAATATTAACACAAGTTTAtcttttttaaataaatatattatataatgTCTGGTTGtgataattttaaaaattaaaaaaattattatttttgggacaTCGAAAAAAGAGAGTTGGTTATTGAACAAGAGAAAAAGGAGTAGATTGAATTCATAAAATGTCTAGAAGATTTGAAATTTGATTTATACACATAATCCGAAAAAGGAGTTAAACTTTTTTTATATTCTATTAAAGGTCAAGAGAAGTGGCTTGGATAGACACGGTGGAATAATTAGAATACAAACAAATAAAAATTGATTTCATGGaaatttccaagattttgaaagaTAAACACAAGGACTTGACTGCACATGCTTTGGACCTACTCTGGGACATTTTCTGATATTACAGATGAGCTGCTCACCTTGGGCCATTTTTTTACAAAATGGTACTTCCTCCGTTTTATTGAATTCTTTTTCGTGATGATGGTTAGATACATGATGATGGTTAGATACAGATAGGGCTGTGTCGCTGCCCGACTCGAACTCGTTTAAGTAGactcgactcggctcgtttaAACGAGCCGAGTTCGGGTAGAGGTTCCGACTCGTTTAATTACTCGAGTCGGCTCAGCTCGACTCATAAAAGTAAACGAACTGAGTTCGTGTAGAGATTTAGACTCGATTAAGTGTAAAATTAAACGAGTCGAATCGTTTAAACGAGTCGGCTCAgctcgactcgtgaaattaaacgagtcAAGCTCGGACAGAGGTTTAggctcgtttaactaaacgagcTGACTCGGCTCGACTCGATTAATTTCGGTTCGAATTACACCCAGCTCGAAACTCGACTCGCTCGACCCGAATTACAGTCCTAGATAcggaaattaaaaaaaaagaataatTTAGTAAAAAAAAATGGTTAAAGTGATGAGATTgatcaatatttaatatatatcaTGAGTATTATGGAAAAAAGTAGTGAATGTAGTCGATTTGTATATTATaaactttattatttttttggaATATAAAGAACCGAAAAGGATATTCAGAAAAGAAAAGTGTAGATAAATAAATTGGACAGATAAAGTATTATACATCCTCGAATCCGTCCCAATTTTTTTTACATCAACAAATATTATAGTTGATTGATTAAATTTTTAATGAAAACTTGAAATTTCGGTTACGCtctaattataaaataataaaaaataataaaaaattgcACCATGTACATTACAACGTAATTCGGAAAGTTATATCAATGTTATGCCGTTAAATTAGTGTTCTAAAACCCAGTTCAGTATACGGGTGAGTACTTGAAAATTGGAGAAATTTAAAAAGTGAGTATTATGCATAGAATATTCagatttataaaatttattaaaaatatattataataattttttttgtctGACAATATAATGTAATACTCCCTCAGTCTGTTttaattgtttacatttctgagagagtgtctgacacgcattttaaggtgcataaaaaatataattatgtaacttatttttacaattttttttccTGAATgaaagttgaatgttttaatttttattcaaaaaaacaaaattataaaaaaaaattacagaactatactttatatgcacctaaaaatgcgtgtcggacactttctaaaaaatgtaaacaattgaaaaggacggagggagtataatttTGTGGTGTAAAGAACAAAGAAactttatatttaatattatttattatttttgcaAATTAATTTCACATATATATAATATGAGTCGAACTCTTAATATTTCGCGAGAAGTTGAATTAATGCGTAATATTATTAAAATTAGCCCTACATAGATCTTGTTTGGTTCAAGATCTTTTCTTCAATATTCATTTATCATACCACAAATAATCTGTCAGCCGTGTGATCTATAGAATGCTTTGACGCCAAGATATGATCAtgaatattttcaaaaaccgttCACGAATAATGAGTTATTATTATAATACTAGATATTTACTCAAAAATGAGATTGTCTCCTCTCATGTATTAATATGAACTCCATAAATAAAAAGATAACACATGTCATTGTTTAAAAAAGTATTGAAATTTTTTTTGGGTACGTAATATTGATCATATTCGAAAATATAGCATATTTATGTAACGCATCCCGTATGAAATACCATAAGCACACTTTGTTGTTTGTTGAAAAATGTCGAAAACACCCATCACGGGTGTTATAGTTAGTTTTGACTGTGATTTTAGGCGCTTATCATCTCAAGATCATAAATTCGAATTCTTCAAAAAACACGAAAATAAGTTAATTATCTATTCGGTGGATATGGGCGTGCTAACAGTTTTTCGAATTAATTGAACTACGCGAAAACTGGTCGGACACTGAATTAACAAAAAAAAATGTCGAAAACCATGTAGTAtgttttacaaaaaaaatatcGAATAAAATAACTCAAACCTCATATTTCACATTAACACACAGTCACATGCAATGACGCTCTCAAGTCCGAGGACCTTAGCCAAAAACGAGTTATGATACCCTAATATCgcataatttaatatatattttaatataaaggatacaaattttttaaaaaatttctgaTATCGGAAATCTTGTGCGCAAATTTTGTTAACATGCGGCGGTTAGTGGTTAGCGGTTAGCGGTATACTTCCGCTATCTCATATTATGTGTGATGTTTTGACCATTATACATACAATCAGAAATCAACAGTCAAGTTGACTAAATTCTGACTAATAATTAACACAAATTTaggattaattttaaaatttacatattttttaatgatacaagttttgaaatttatttaattatatactAAGCATAATTTGTCGTCAAAATATGACGCAATTGATCACAAACTAGTTAAAACAAGACACGTGATATGAGACGAGACGAACGGAATATAAAATATCAAAAAACGATGTCCAGACAGTAGTCCTGCGAGTTTATATACAATGTAGTAGTTTTACCTGTTCCAGACTTTCAGGTTATATAATATTGCTATTTTCTAACTCAGGATATAATCTATAAATTCAATTACCAAGTCAAGGAACATCATTATTTatagcacttgcaaaatcaacagtttgtttaacaacaagATGACATGAAGTTAGTTTAATTGTCTAATGTGATGATTCAGCTGCCAGACTAAATGATAATTAGCAAATCAGATTATTGAGGTGGTTTGCTAAATTTCAATTATACACCAGTATAAAATTTGTAATTACATGTGCAATAATGCATcttttattttacttaattttcATTGATGCAAATTAGTCACAAGAACGGTACATAGCATAGGGAAGAGAAATCGAAAATGTGATCTATCATACAACCGTCGTTACTACACCAGGGCATCGTTGGTAATAATGCATcttttattttattcaattttCTTTGATGCAAATGAGTCACAAGAACTGTACATAGTATGGGGAAGAGGGAATCGAACATGTGATCTACCGTACACAAGCCGT
This window contains:
- the LOC141671107 gene encoding putative GEM-like protein 8 yields the protein MKVEMAMEAEGEDSYEKYSMESSSSSYDVSLSPHRPSSLSELVSSYHSSDSEHSSPDTNKRGIKTGQKNKSGRKAGSFAFRIKEHVRMGPKFSETVKGKLSVGAKIILKGGRENIFRHIFGISEGEKLLKASQCYLSTTAGPIAGILFISTLKVAFFSERSISLPSDKGECLKTPYKVLIPITKIKEANESENVNKPAQKYIEIVTEDGFEFWFMGFVRYEKAFMNLQKAISMSLFEKSA
- the LOC141671106 gene encoding alcohol dehydrogenase-like 6, which encodes MASSTSQPQVITCKAAVAWGAGEAMVIEEVEVSPPQPMEIRVKVVATALCRSDFNAWLSQATPHLFPRIFGHEASGIVESVGEGVTEFTKGDHVLTLFTGECMSCKQCTSEKGNICQVLGLERKGVMHSDQKTRFSVRGKPVYHYCAVSSFSEYTVVHSGCAVKVDPKAPLEKICLLSCGVAAGLGAAWKVADISKGSTVVIFGLGTLGLSVAQGAKIRGASRIVGVETNSEKSVKAKAFGVTDFINPNDHDEPIQQVVKRITNGGADYSFECVGETAVISTALQSCCDGWGLTVTLGVPKSNPEVKAHFSTFLSGKTLKGSMLGGWKPKSDIPSLIEMYLNQEIQVDEYISHNMPLEDINQAFDLMKDGKCLRCVIHMPK